The proteins below come from a single Aegilops tauschii subsp. strangulata cultivar AL8/78 chromosome 6, Aet v6.0, whole genome shotgun sequence genomic window:
- the LOC109777150 gene encoding protein KINESIN LIGHT CHAIN-RELATED 2, whose translation MPGIIVDGVVTEEIQHEVGSSQNKENLTAPTMAPSMQSETLEMHVENSGAGEPSIEQLYNNVCEMESSSEGGGSPSRESFGSDGEESRIDSELRHLVAGEMEAMKVIEEEEEKEKEKGSGSVTNAVPTAGNGTPVRPQSSNSSKKKATKSQLESDASVGPNGKASPEEAESEVSKPGSRVGRRRKASAKSQNGTEDAGLDNPDLGPFLLKHARDLIASDNPRRALKYALRATKSFEKCAGGKPSLNLVMSLHVVAAIHCNMGKYEEAVPVLQRSLEIPVTEEGQEHALAKFSGCMQLGDTYGMLGQIALSLQWYAKGLDIQKQTLGEQDPRVGETCRYLAEAHVQALQLDEAQKLCQMALDIHRDNGQPASLEETADRRLMGLICDTKGDHEAALEHLVMASMAMVANGQETEVASVDCSIGDIYLSLGRYDEAVCAYQKALTVFKTSKGENHATVASVFLRLADLYNKTGKLRESKSYCENALKIYQKPIPGTSLEEIATGLTDVSAIYETMNEHDQALKLLQKALKMYNNSAGQQSTIAGIEAQIGVLHYISGNYGDAYDSFKSAITKLRTCGEKKSAFFGIALNQMGLACVQRYSINEAAELFEEARTVLEQEYGPYHADTLGVYSNLAGTYDAMGRLDEAIEILEYVVEMREEKLGTANPDVDDEKRRLAELLKEAGRGRSRKAKSLENLLETNPYTIGKRTTVAT comes from the exons ATGCCAGGAATCATAGTGGATGGAGTTGTTACAGAGGAGATTCAGCATGAGGTGGGTTCCTCTCAAAACAAGGAGAATTTGACGGCCCCGACCATGGCGCCAAGCATGCAGAGTGAGACACTTGAGATGCACGTTGAGAATTCTGGTGCCGGGGAGCCCTCGATTGAGCAACTCTACAACAACGTGTGTGAGATGGAGAGCTCAAGTGAGGGTGGTGGATCCCCATCACGCGAGAGCTTCGGGTCGGATGGGGAGGAATCAAGGATTGACTCGGAGCTTCGCCACCTTGTTGCTGGGGAGATGGAGGCCATGAAGGTcattgaggaggaggaggagaaggagaaggagaaggggaGTGGAAGTGTTACCAATGCGGTACCTACTGCTGGGAATGGGACCCCTGTCAGGCCTCAGTCTTCTAATTCATCCAAGAAGAAGGCTACAAAATCACAGCTTGAATCTGATGCTTCTGTTGGCCCCAATGGCAAGGCATCCCCCGAGGAAGCCGAGAGTGAGGTCAGCAAGCCCGGAAGCCGAGTTGGCCGTCGCCGGAAAGCTAGTGCCAAATCACAGAATGGAACAGAAGATGCTGGTCTTGATAACCCAGACCTTGGTCCATTTCTTCTTAAGCATGCAAGAGACTTGATTGCCTCTGATAATCCGCGGCGAGCGCTGAAATATGCTCTCCGTGCCACCAAATCATTTGAGAAATGTGCAGGTGGAAAGCCAAGCTTGAACTTGGTCATGAGTTTGCATGTTGTGGCTGCAATCCACTGCAATATGGGAAAGTACGAAGAGGCTGTACCTGTGCTACAACGATCCCTCGAGATTCCTGTGACCGAGGAAGGTCAGGAGCACGCTCTTGCCAAGTTTTCTGGTTGCATGCAATTGGGTGACACCTATGGGATGCTAGGTCAGATTGCCCTCTCACTGCAATGGTATGCCAAAGGGCTTGATATCCAGAAGCAGACATTGGGGGAGCAGGATCCAAGGGTTGGAGAGACTTGCCGGTACTTGGCTGAGGCTCATGTGCAGGCACTACAATTAGATGAAGCACAAAAATTGTGCCAGATGGCTCTTGACATTCACAGGGATAATGGCCAGCCAGCATCACTTGAAGAAACGGCTGATAGGAGGCTAATGGGTCTTATTTGTGACACAAAGGGTGACCATGAAGCTGCGTTAGAACATCTAGTGATGGCGAGCATGGCCATGGTCGCCAATGGCCAGGAGACTGAGGTGGCCTCAGTGGATTGCAGCATTGGTGACATTTATCTCTCATTGGGTCGATATGATGAGGCTGTATGTGCTTACCAGAAAGCTCTTACAGTATTCAAGACTAGCAAAGGGGAGAATCATGCCACCGTGGCTTCTGTTTTCCTGCGGCTTGCTGATCTATACAACAAAACAGGGAAGCTGAGGGAATCAAAATCATACTGTGAGAATGCTCTCAAAATTTATCAGAAACCTATTCCAGGCACATCTCTTGAAGAAATTGCCACTGGTTTAACTGATGTTTCAGCCATATATGAGACCATGAATGAGCATGACCAAGCACTGAAGTTACTCCAGAAGGCCTTGAAGATGTACAATAATTCTGCTGGCCAACAGAGCACGATTGCTGGAATTGAAGCTCAGATTGGTGTCTTGCACTACATCTCTGGTAATTATGGCGATGCATATGACTCCTTCAAGAGTGCGATTACAAAGCTCCGCACATGTGGTGAGAAAAAGTCCGCCTTCTTCGGTATTGCCCTGAACCAGATGGGGCTGGCGTGTGTTCAAAGATACTCCATAAATGAAGCTGCAGAACTCTTCGAGGAAGCTAGAACCGTTCTGGAGCAAGAATACGGGCCATATCATGCAGATACTCTAGGAGTATACAGCAATCTTGCTGGAACTTATGATGCAATGGGAAG ACTGGATGAGGCCATTGAGATCTTGGAATACGTTGTCGAAATGCGCGAAGAGAAACTAGGTACGGCGAACCCAGACGTCGACGACGAGAAGCGGAGGCTTGCCGAGTTGCTGAAGGAGGCTGGACGAGGGAGAAGCAGGAAGGCAAAATCCCTGGAAAATCTTCTAGAGACCAACCCATACACCATCGGGAAGAGGACTACAGTTGCAACGTGA